Sequence from the Maribacter aquivivus genome:
TAGAATAGACATAATGCCCAGTCTTATACGGTGATCAAAAGCTTTGTTTATGTTGTCAATTAAACTCATATATCAATAGCTAGCTAATCTTAATTTCTGTCGTACTTATAATACATCAATGCGCCATATAGAATATGGCAAACGCCAAACCCTAAAGCCCAAAAATACAATCCATATCCTATAAATTGAGTGCTAACCAATCCTATTCCAATAAAAGCTAAACCCATATATCTAACATCACCCATGGTATACTTGCTTGCATTTACACAAGCCAGACCATAAAAAATGAGTGTTGCAGGTGCCACTAGACCAGCTATACCTTGTTGCATAAGTACTAAACAAAAAAGTCCGCCAACTATTAACGGAATAGCGAAATTGAACACTAATCTTTTGCTGGTGCTGTCCCAAATTTTCTCTCCACTTTTTTTAGACTTCTTCAAGGTCATAATAAAACCGGTAATTACTGCTGCCACCAAAACGGCAATAGCAATTAAAGTTAGGTCGCTAACAGTTTCTGAACCCCAAAGTGACGAAGACCTACCTGAAAAATTTTCATAATTGGCAGCTGAGGTGTCTTTTAGCTTAACATAAGTAAAGCCAGCCCCAATTAATGCGTATATACCGGCGAGTACTCCAGAGAGTCCGCTTAATGAAATAAACCGTGAAGAACGATTCATTAAATTCTTGATTTCGGTAATATCGTTTAGATACTTATTTGTCTCCATATTAAAGTACTTTGAAATACAAAGTTAAATTAAATATTTGATTATTCAACAAAACTGAAGTAAAAAAAGTTAGCGAAGATGCTTTAATGCGAGCTAAGAAAGAGGAAGGTGACTAAGTTTTATTGCGTATTAATTCCTTTTAAACTTAATGTCTAAAGGAGGTTTGCTGTTTTGGACAGAACTATTGTAATAAAAATTCTATGGAGAATATATATGTGCACATCAACTATAAAAACGGGCAATAACATCAGAAATCTTCGCTGAATTTCCATCAGTAATTTATATAAAAACGGACTTTAAGTCAAAAAATAGAGTAAGTGTATAGCCTTTTTAAAGCGCTTAATTAATCAAAGAAACACCAATTCCAATTGTGGTTTGTCGGTGGTTGTAATCAATGAGCGTTTCGCCGTAACCGTCAAATAATTGAAAATGACCGTTGAAGTTTTCGAAAATTGGGAAAGACCAATTGAGTTGTAAACTCCCGCGACTTTTATCTCCCAAATTCAAAGAATGCCTTGCAATGGCTCTAAAACGCTGTCTACCCCAGTCATACGTAATATCAGCTTCACCACGCCCTATATAATCAGATATATTCTCGTTATCATCAATCTTGCTCCCTATACGAATCCATGGTTTTAGCATTACCTGCCAGTTTCCTTTTTCGAATGCAGCATGAAAAGCAATACGGTTCCAGCTTCTAGAAATTGGGTCTGACTGTCCGTTAGATTCATGAATTATGGCGGCTCCGATTATTTTAGTCTCAAACCCCAAAATTGGAAACTTAACGGGAAAATTTGCGATGATTTCAGGTTGATAGTTCAATTCTCGAAATGGTCTTGAACGCTCTGTATTATAAATTTGCCAATAGGCGGTCTGCGAATAGCCCATCCATAAATCCATACGACCATCGAACATGCCGTGAAAAATTTTGGTTTTTAGACTGATTTGAAATTTTGACTCCACAGCGTTTAAACTACTAGGTTCATCTAAAACTTTATCTGAATTTTCTGCCTGTGGAAATTCATTGGGGTTGGTAGAAAATTTTGCGGCAGTTATGTATATGGGTTTATACGAAGTAAGAATGAATGTACCGCGTTGGTGGTCATCATCTAGTTCCCATAATTCGCTTAAGCTTTTACTATTGTTGAAATACCAATTATGGTCATGGTCTTCTTGAGCAACACCGATATAATATGTACCTGTTATAAAAGCAATTAGTAGAACTATAGTTGTGTTTTTAAGCATTGATGAATTTTAAGAGTGTCAAAATTATATATTTGAATGCGTATTTGTAAATGAATTCGTATTTTAAATTAACACAATCAAATTGATTATGAAACCAGCAGAGGATTATATTTTCAATCAACCTGAACCGTACAGAGGAATTTTAATGCATTTGCAAATGATGATTGAAACGACTTTGCCTGAGGTTGAACTGAAATTTAAATGGAATATACCTTGCTTTTATATCGGTAAATCGCCTATTTGTTATTTGAATGCATCGCACAAAAAGCAATTTGTAGATATTGCTTTTTGGAACTCTGCACATCTTACAAAACATTTGAACGTACTAATTTCTGAAAACAGAAAAGTAGTACGTTCATTGCGTTATAGTACCCTTGAAGATATTGATAACGATATTCTTATTGATGTTTTACAAGATGCTTATTCTGTTCGTAAAAATGGGTTTTATAAGCGAAAAGACTTATAAATTAAAACTGATTAACAACTGCTCTTAACGCCACTAAATCTGTCAATAGTTTTTTCATTAATCCTAAATCTAGCATATTGGCACCGTCGCTTTTTGCGTTGGCACAATCAAAATGTGTTTCAATAAAGAGTCCGTCAACACCTGCTGCAACACCTGCACGTGCCATTGTGCCTATTAAAGCTGGTCTACCACCTGTAACACCAGAAGTTTGATTTGGTTGTTGTAACGAATGTGTAACATCTAAAACTACAGGTGCAAATTGTTTCATAGTTGGTACACCTCTAAAATCTACGATCATATCTTGGTAGCCGAACATGGTACCACGATCGGTAATAATTGCTTGTTGGTTTCCGGTCTCTGTAACTTTATTAACGGCATGCTTCATACTCTCAGGACTCATAAATTGTCCTTTCTTGATGTTTACCGTTTTTCCTGTTTGTGCAGCGGCAACAACTAAATCTGTTTGGCGTGCTAAAAATGCAGGTATTTGAAGTACATCTACATATTCTGCAGCCATGACGGCATCTTGCTCAGTATGTATATCGGTAACCGTTGGTACTTTAAATGTTTCAGAAACTTTTCGAAGAATCTTCAATGCTTTTTCATCTCCTATACCTGTAAATGAATCTAAACGACTACGATTTGCTTTCTTGAAACTTCCTTTAAATACATAAGGTATTTTAAGCTCATCGGTTATGGTAATAATATGCTCTGCAATGCGCATTGCCATGTCTTCACCTTCAATGGCGCAGGGTCCAGATAGAAGGAAAAAGTTATTACTGTCGGTATGTTTTATTTGTGGTATTAGAGATAGGTTCATTCGTCGAATATTTTTAATCAAAGATACTATTTTAAGAAGCTTACTGTTCTATTAAGATAAGATTGTCGAAACCCCAAATCGAAATGAAAATCAAACAGTTTCTAATTATACTATTGCTTGTATTTTTTACTGGCAATGCCCATGCTCAATTTGGTAAAAATTGTGAGCTGAGGCAGGTAAAGATTAACCTTATTAATCCTGGTATAGAATACGAAATGGCATTGGGCACGAATACAACCCTTGATATAAAAGCGGGAATTCAAGTTGCTTTAGATCCTCTGTTGCCAGATGTATATAGAGAATTTGGAGTTTTTCCTGCTATAGCCGGTCAATATCGCTACTATTATAATTTTGGAAAGCGCCAACGTAAAAGAAAACAGATTTATGGTAATTCTGCTAATTATGTAGCACCTGCTGTAGCGGTCTTTTTTCCTAGTTCGCGAACTATTGCTAATGAAAATGTAGCGGGAGCTTTTGGCTATGCCGGTTTGGTAACAGGTATACAACGTAGTTATGATTCGGGATTCAACTTTTCGGTAGATGTTGGTGCTGCGTATTATGACGGACAATTTGAAGGCGGTATTTATCCGGTAGCGAACTTAAGTATAGGCTTTATTATTAGTGAAAAACGATGGTGCGTTGGGCGTTAATTACGTAGGTATTTTCTTAATATTTCATTAAATCAAGTGGTTACCTTTTTATAATCATGTAGTTTTAGTTGCAACATCAATCTATCTACATGAAAAAAATTACACTGATTTTTCTATTCTTATCTATAACAACGGCACATTCCCAAATCAGGGATTTTTCTGAAAAAGGCAACGGACTCGTTAATCTAGAGCGACACCAATTTACAATTAACATATTGGGACCGGGAATTAGATATGAGCTAGGTCTTTTTAAAAACGTAAGTGTATCTACCAGTTTTACACCGGCATTTGCAAGATACCAAGAAGGCTATACTTTAGGTTTTGCTTGGCATACTAGAATTAGATATTACCATAATTTTCAAGAGCGTTTAGATGTGAATAAGAATGTAATAGGTAACTCTGCAAATTACATTGGTCCTGCGCGTAGCATTTTCTGGGAGCCTGTACAGTTTACAGATAATATCTCTGACGGAAATAGTGATTATGCCTTTGCATTCTATGGCGGAGTATACGGTGTTCAGCGAACCAACAGAAAAGGTTTTAATGTAAATGCAGAAGTGGGTTATGGCTATTTTGATTCAAAAACTTTAGATAGTGGTCATGGCTTTTTGCTTAATGTTACCTTTGGGTGGGTAGCCACAAAAAGAAAATCTACAAAACCCACTTTTGATTAATATGGTCTGATATTTGATATACATCCCCAATAAAATCAAACCAAATTATATCATGAAAAAAATCACCTTTCTATCCGTTATTCTTTTGTCCGCTTTTTATGTGAATGCACAGTCTGATCAATTAGTAGAAGACGGACTCTTTAAAGTTAATGCGTTGTTACCTGGAGTTTCATATGAAATAGGAGTAGGGGAAAGAACAACAATAAATGCAGAAGCTATTATAGGTTTTGCCCTTCGTGGGGCTTCAAATGTAGAAACAGAGTTCGGACTATATCCTGGTTTTGCGGCTGACTTTAGATATTATAATAACTTCGACAGAAGATTAAAAAAAGGAAAAAACATTTCTGGCAACACTGGTAATTACTTCAGTTTTTTAAATCAGTTTCAATTCGGCACACCTATTATTGGTGATTTAGAATACGCATCAGACTACTATTATAACGCTGCATTAGTGTATGGTTTACAGCGTACTTACAAGAAAGGATTCTACTTTAGCCTGGCTTTCGGACCAGGTGTTTTTGTGAATGAATTTAATACAGATGCGGGTATTTTAATTGATGCTAGACTTGGTTGGGTTATTGGTGGTAGAAAAAAGTAGGATTCGTATTGTGGAACTCTCTCAAAATCAATAAGATAAAAATAACATAAGTTTAAGTGTGGCTATTGTTATTTAAAGTATCTTTGCACGCTTAAATAAGACCTTTTATGTCCACTACTACAAAAAATATTGCGATCATTGCGCACGTTGACCACGGTAAAACAACCTTGGTAGACAAAATAATGTACCACTGTAGCTTGTTTCGTGAAAACGAGAATACAGGTGATTTAATTTTGGATAATAACGATTTAGAAAGAGAACGTGGTATTACCATTACTTCTAAAAACGTTTCCGTTATATATAAGGATACTAAAATAAATATTATTGATACTCCTGGTCACGCCGATTTCGGTGGTGAAGTTGAGCGTGTATTGAATATGGCAGATGGTGTTTTGTTATTGGTAGATGCCTTTGAAGGTCCTATGCCACAAACACGTTTTGTACTTCAAAAAGCGATTGACCTTGGTTTAAAGCCTTGTTTGGTGATCAATAAAGTTGACAAAGAAAACTGTACTCCAGAAGAAGTACATGAAAAAGTTTTCGATCTTATGTTTGAACTAGGTGCTGAAGAATGGCAGTTAGACTTCCCTACAGTTTACGGTTCTGCAAAGAACAACTGGATGAGTGAAGATTGGAAAAACGAAACAACGAATATTGAGCCATTGTTAGATATGGTTATTGAGCATATTCCTGTTTTTGAACCAAAAGAAGGTAACACTCAAATGTTGATTACTTCTTTAGATTTCTCTTCATTTACTGGTAGAATTGCTATTGGTAGATTACAAAGAGGAACATTAAAAGAAGGACAACAAATATCTTTGGTTAAAAGAGACGGTTCTATTGTAAAATCTAAAATCAAAGAACTTTACGTATTTGAAGGTCTTGGTCGTAAGAAAGTACAAGAAGTTATAACTGGTGACATTTGTGCATTAGTTGGTGTTGAAGGTTTTGAAATTGGTGATACTGTTGCCGATTTAGAAAACCCTGAAGCATTAAAAACTATTACAATTGATGAGCCAACAATGAGTATGTTGTTTACGATTAACGATAGCCCATTCTTTGGTCAAGATGGTAAATTCGTTACTTCTAGACATATTAAAGATCGTTTGGCTAGGGAGTTGGAGAAAAACCTTGCCCTACGTGTAAATGATACTGATAGTGCTGATAAGTTTTTAGTATTCGGTCGTGGTGTATTGCACCTTTCTGTATTAATAGAAACTATGCGTCGTGAAGGTTATGAATTACAAATTGGACAACCACAAGTAATTATAAAAGAAATAGACGGTGTTAAATGTGAGCCTATTGAGCATTTAACTATTGATTTACCTGAAGAAGTTTCTGGTAGAGCTGTAGAAATGGTATCTATACGTAAAGGTGAGATGACTAGTATGGAAGCTAAAGGTAACCGTATGTTGTGTGAATTTCAAATTCCATCACGTGGTATCATCGGTCTTCGTAACCAATTATTAACTGCTACTGCTGGTGAGGCTATTATGGCACACCGTTTCTTAGAGTATCAACCAATGAAAGGTGATATTCCTCAAAGACAAAATGGTTCTTTAGTTTCTATGGAAAGAGGAAAAGCAATTCCTTATTCTATCGATAAATTACAGGATCGTGGTAAGTTTTTCGTTGATCCGGGTGAAGATATTTACGAAGGTCAAGTTATCGGTGAAAACTCTCGTGGAGATGATATGACCGTGAATATTACAAAAACTAAAAAGATGTCTAACGTTCGTTCTTCTGGTGCAGATGATAAAGCTAAAATTGTTCCGGCAATTAAGTTTTCTCTTGAAGAAGCATTAGAGTACATTCAAAAAGATGAGTATGTTGAGGTTACACCTAAGCATTTACGTTTACGTAAAATCTATTTGACAGAAAATGAGCGTAAGAGAAATAAAATAGCATAAGTAAAAAAGCTCCTTTTTTAAGGAGCTTTTTTTTTCTTTTAAATATAGAAACCACCCAATAGGGTGGTTTTTTTAGTTTTAATAATTATTTGGAAGTTGTTGATGAAGTGTGTTTTGTGATTACCACGCTGATATAATGTTAATTAGTGTCTGTGTGTTCAGAAAAACGCAAAATTATAGGTTAGATTTTCCTACATTCTTAATAATACATTCATCCTGCATTTTTCTTCGTTTATGCATAGAATTTTGGCTAATTTAAAGTGGAATTTAATCACAACTTAAACTAACATTATTATGCAACTAAAAGGGAAAAATGTACTCATTACTGGGGGTACACGGGGTATTGGAAAATGCATGGTTCAATACCTAATTAAAGATGGGGTAACCAATATTGCTGTAATTGCACGCGACAAGAAAAATCTTAAAGATTTATCATTAGAATATCCTGAGGTAAGTTTTATAAGAATTGCGGGTGATATTGCTAATATTCAAGTTTTACGTGATGCTGCTGCACGTATAGAAGATAAATG
This genomic interval carries:
- a CDS encoding phospholipase A: MLKNTTIVLLIAFITGTYYIGVAQEDHDHNWYFNNSKSLSELWELDDDHQRGTFILTSYKPIYITAAKFSTNPNEFPQAENSDKVLDEPSSLNAVESKFQISLKTKIFHGMFDGRMDLWMGYSQTAYWQIYNTERSRPFRELNYQPEIIANFPVKFPILGFETKIIGAAIIHESNGQSDPISRSWNRIAFHAAFEKGNWQVMLKPWIRIGSKIDDNENISDYIGRGEADITYDWGRQRFRAIARHSLNLGDKSRGSLQLNWSFPIFENFNGHFQLFDGYGETLIDYNHRQTTIGIGVSLIN
- a CDS encoding DUF1801 domain-containing protein — translated: MKPAEDYIFNQPEPYRGILMHLQMMIETTLPEVELKFKWNIPCFYIGKSPICYLNASHKKQFVDIAFWNSAHLTKHLNVLISENRKVVRSLRYSTLEDIDNDILIDVLQDAYSVRKNGFYKRKDL
- the kdsA gene encoding 3-deoxy-8-phosphooctulonate synthase, which encodes MNLSLIPQIKHTDSNNFFLLSGPCAIEGEDMAMRIAEHIITITDELKIPYVFKGSFKKANRSRLDSFTGIGDEKALKILRKVSETFKVPTVTDIHTEQDAVMAAEYVDVLQIPAFLARQTDLVVAAAQTGKTVNIKKGQFMSPESMKHAVNKVTETGNQQAIITDRGTMFGYQDMIVDFRGVPTMKQFAPVVLDVTHSLQQPNQTSGVTGGRPALIGTMARAGVAAGVDGLFIETHFDCANAKSDGANMLDLGLMKKLLTDLVALRAVVNQF
- the typA gene encoding translational GTPase TypA, with the protein product MSTTTKNIAIIAHVDHGKTTLVDKIMYHCSLFRENENTGDLILDNNDLERERGITITSKNVSVIYKDTKINIIDTPGHADFGGEVERVLNMADGVLLLVDAFEGPMPQTRFVLQKAIDLGLKPCLVINKVDKENCTPEEVHEKVFDLMFELGAEEWQLDFPTVYGSAKNNWMSEDWKNETTNIEPLLDMVIEHIPVFEPKEGNTQMLITSLDFSSFTGRIAIGRLQRGTLKEGQQISLVKRDGSIVKSKIKELYVFEGLGRKKVQEVITGDICALVGVEGFEIGDTVADLENPEALKTITIDEPTMSMLFTINDSPFFGQDGKFVTSRHIKDRLARELEKNLALRVNDTDSADKFLVFGRGVLHLSVLIETMRREGYELQIGQPQVIIKEIDGVKCEPIEHLTIDLPEEVSGRAVEMVSIRKGEMTSMEAKGNRMLCEFQIPSRGIIGLRNQLLTATAGEAIMAHRFLEYQPMKGDIPQRQNGSLVSMERGKAIPYSIDKLQDRGKFFVDPGEDIYEGQVIGENSRGDDMTVNITKTKKMSNVRSSGADDKAKIVPAIKFSLEEALEYIQKDEYVEVTPKHLRLRKIYLTENERKRNKIA